CCATGGCATTTCTTTTCCGCAAAAATAACATCTTTTCGTAAGCCCCAAAGCTCCTTCCGGTGATTGGACGGGAAAAAAGAGTACCCGGAAGAACAATCCGGTTGTCTTTTTTCGGTACCTTTGCCACTGCAAACAAGACAAAACATAGCATGGACAGAAAAAAAGCACGGATTGTTCGCGAAAAAAAGACCATTGAAGAAATGATTAAACTCTATTGTCACCATTACCATGGGACAAAAGGGGATGAGTTATGCCCTGACTGCCGGTCTTTACTCGACTACGTTTATCTCAGGGTAGATAAATGTGTATTTAAAGAGAACAAACCCACCTGTAAAAATTGCACCATCCATTGCTATTCCAAACCGAGAAAAGCCCAAATTAAAGAGGTGATGCGTTATTCGGGCCCGCGCATGATGTTTCATGCTCCCGGCCTGGCTCTGATGCACTTAATTGACGGATGGAAAGACAAAGCACTGATTGAAAAGTTTTTGGCTGAACGGGAAAAGAAAAACCGGGAAAAATAACTTCCTCCATACGAATGGCTTGCCATGAAATCACAGCTGTTTACCGATATCTTACAGGATAATTTTTCCGGTTCCGGGGCAATTCTTGATGCGGTTCAGAAACAATTAAACTCTTTTCCTCCGGAACAATCTCTTGACATACCCGATATCCTGAAACAACTAGATAAACTGGAACAAACCTTTCCGCATTTTGCTCTTCTGTATCATTTTTTAAAAACACTTCGTCATTTTTTAAGCAATAAAAACCGGGTGCAAGGCGTCGCATTAAAACAATTTGTCGAGCAATACCGGAAAAAATGGGAAAATACACAGCAAAAGGCTGCCGAAAATTTTTTGGAAAATACTACCGTATCCGGGAAAAACATTTTGCTGCACAGCAACAGTTCGGCCATTCGCCAGCTTTTTTCGCAAATGGCTTCGGCCCGTCTTTTCCCGGAAATCTGGCAAACCGTTTCTTCACCGGTAAACGAGGGAATCCTACAGGCCGTTTTCTTGGAAAAATTAGGATTCCGGGTTCATCTTTTTCATGAAGACAGCATTTCGCAATTTGTCCGGCAAATTGACTTTGCCCTGTTTGGGGCAGACTTATGGTGGGATAACTATTTTTTAAATAAAATCGGGACTTTCCCGCTTGCACTGTTTTTTCACCACTTTAACAAACCGGTTTACGTGTTGGCCGAAAAACGAAAAAAAATTGCGTTGTCGGAAATATCAGAAAAACGATTTCAGCAAATGATCCATGAAAATCCTAAACCGGCAAAAGAAATACTGCCACAAACGGAAAACAACATCCAGGTACACAATTTTTATTTTGAAATTATCCCGTCAAAATTTGTAACCCGGTTTTTTACTGAAGAATAGAAAAACCCGTACTTTCAGGTTTATTTCATAAGTTTGCCCCATGGATTATTTGATTACATGGGTACTCGCGTTTTTTGCCAGAGTTGTTGGTTTAATTCCTTTCCGGGTTTTATACATCATCTCTGATGGGATGTACTTCTTTTTGTATCGGATTATCCGTTACCGGCGAAAAGTGGTGGAAGAAAATCTCCGTAATTCTTTCCCGGATATTTCAGAAAAGGAATTAAAAAAGCTGATTCGCGGCAGCTATAAAAACCTGGCAGATATTTTTGTGGAAGGGATCAAGGGTTTTACCATGACGGATGAACAGTATCTTAAAAGGTACAAAGTAAAAAACCCGGAAATCTTACAACATCTCCGCGATGAAAAGAAAAGTGCCGTTTTTTTACCGGCCCATTATGGAAACTGGGAATGGGGCACCAAAGCCACCCCTTCACAGTTGGGGTTTAAGCATATGGTTATCATTTACAAACCACTTTCAAACAAGCCGGCCGATCTTTTTTTCAAGAAACACCGTTCGCAAAAAGGATTGATTATGGGGTCCATCTACGAAACGGCCAAACTTTTCAGAAAATACACTCCCGATTTTTCAGCTTTTATTTTAGTGTCTGACCAAAGTCCGCCACCCGTAGCCAAAAAAGTGTACTGGATTGATTTTCTCGGTCAGCAAACCGCCTTTTTGCGCGGAGCCGAACTCTTTACAAGACAATACAATCTTCCTGTTTACTATTCTGAAGCCCAACGTATTAAGCGGGGATATTACGAAGTTTCCCTCACCCCTATCATCGATGACCCGTCAACATTACCTGATGGCGAGATCACCCGGCGTTACGCCAAATTACTGGAAAAAACAATCCGTAAAAAACCCGAAGACTGGCTTTGGTCACACCGCCGCTGGAAAATAAAAAAAGAAAATTAATTTGTTTTTAAGATTTTTATCTTATTGATTATAAATCATATAGAACTAACTTCATTAAGTTTTTAAAAGGATATTCACTTTTTACAAAATATTGTAACTCTTTATCCGTTGGTTCTTTACATATTTGCAGTTTATTTGCATAAATATCAAGAGGGAAAAAGGATGTCATTTTATAGAATTCAATTTATGCCTTTACGGCATAAGGTTTATGCCGTAATTACTTTTATTGTCGCGTTTATCGTTATCGCTGTTCCGTTACAAGCGCAAAACAGTCTTGTCAACCAAACCGTTAATAAAGCAAAGATGCTGCGCAACCAAAAAAGATTTGGTGAAGCAGCCCAGGTTCTCGGCAATTTTGAGAAAAAATATCCCGGCAATTTGTGGGTAGAACAACTTTACGCACAAACGCTCTTCTGGATGAAAGATTACCGTCGGGCAGAAAGAATTTACCGGCGAGCCATCGGTTTTCATCCAAACGATCTGACACTTAAGTACGATTATGCTGTGATGCTATATGCCGAAAACAGATTGAATGATGCAAAAAATCAATTGCAAAATTATCTCCGGCTAAAACCTGACGACGCCAAGGTACAAGCTTTTCTCGGCAAAATTTTATATTATCAGGGGAATGTTCATCAAGCTGAAAAACATTTAAAAGAGGCCGTTCGACTTCATCCCGGAGATCAAAAAACCGAACAACTTTATCGTGAAGTTTACCGTATTGTGCAGCCCCAGCTTACAGTAAAAGCCGATTTTATGAGTGACGATCAGCCCATGCAGGCCTTGGGAGCTACACTCCGTTTCGGATGGTTCGTATCCAACGGACTGGATTTTGACCTTTCCGGAAACGCTTTTAACTATTCACAAATTGCCAACCCCGGACTCATCACCCGGGCCGAAATCGGAAACCGTTTTCACTTCCCAAAAGCCAAAATGGAACTGAGACTTTCCGGAGCCTGGTTTTACGCTAACTCTACCCAAACCCAGGACTGGGGTGGAAGTGCCAATTTGAAGAAAAAATTCGGCAAGTATTTTGGTGTAACACTTGATGCCCGCCGGACCAATTACAGCTACACTACCGCCAGTGTAAATGATAATTTGCTCATGATGGACCAATACTCTCTTGCTTTCACCCTGGGCAAAAGCAATGGATGGAATGGAATGGCCGGAGGCCGTTACCAGTTTTTTTCGGATGACAACTATGTCAATGCCTTCTATTTATGGTTTCTAAGCAAACCATTGGAT
The sequence above is drawn from the Candidatus Sulfidibacterium hydrothermale genome and encodes:
- a CDS encoding nitrous oxide-stimulated promoter family protein, which produces MDRKKARIVREKKTIEEMIKLYCHHYHGTKGDELCPDCRSLLDYVYLRVDKCVFKENKPTCKNCTIHCYSKPRKAQIKEVMRYSGPRMMFHAPGLALMHLIDGWKDKALIEKFLAEREKKNREK
- a CDS encoding eIF2B alpha/beta/delta subunit family protein, giving the protein MKSQLFTDILQDNFSGSGAILDAVQKQLNSFPPEQSLDIPDILKQLDKLEQTFPHFALLYHFLKTLRHFLSNKNRVQGVALKQFVEQYRKKWENTQQKAAENFLENTTVSGKNILLHSNSSAIRQLFSQMASARLFPEIWQTVSSPVNEGILQAVFLEKLGFRVHLFHEDSISQFVRQIDFALFGADLWWDNYFLNKIGTFPLALFFHHFNKPVYVLAEKRKKIALSEISEKRFQQMIHENPKPAKEILPQTENNIQVHNFYFEIIPSKFVTRFFTEE
- a CDS encoding lysophospholipid acyltransferase family protein — its product is MDYLITWVLAFFARVVGLIPFRVLYIISDGMYFFLYRIIRYRRKVVEENLRNSFPDISEKELKKLIRGSYKNLADIFVEGIKGFTMTDEQYLKRYKVKNPEILQHLRDEKKSAVFLPAHYGNWEWGTKATPSQLGFKHMVIIYKPLSNKPADLFFKKHRSQKGLIMGSIYETAKLFRKYTPDFSAFILVSDQSPPPVAKKVYWIDFLGQQTAFLRGAELFTRQYNLPVYYSEAQRIKRGYYEVSLTPIIDDPSTLPDGEITRRYAKLLEKTIRKKPEDWLWSHRRWKIKKEN
- a CDS encoding tetratricopeptide repeat protein, which produces MPLRHKVYAVITFIVAFIVIAVPLQAQNSLVNQTVNKAKMLRNQKRFGEAAQVLGNFEKKYPGNLWVEQLYAQTLFWMKDYRRAERIYRRAIGFHPNDLTLKYDYAVMLYAENRLNDAKNQLQNYLRLKPDDAKVQAFLGKILYYQGNVHQAEKHLKEAVRLHPGDQKTEQLYREVYRIVQPQLTVKADFMSDDQPMQALGATLRFGWFVSNGLDFDLSGNAFNYSQIANPGLITRAEIGNRFHFPKAKMELRLSGAWFYANSTQTQDWGGSANLKKKFGKYFGVTLDARRTNYSYTTASVNDNLLMMDQYSLAFTLGKSNGWNGMAGGRYQFFSDDNYVNAFYLWFLSKPLDISGLKLSFGYAFNYMDSKEDRFVPKTTMNANIDTTQTIQVEGIYVPYYTPHNQYANSVLVNFNYHFSPYAAIYGHASIGVYSQTKAPGYVLYDFQYIKSFSYQSYTPLDLGLSFHTDISRKVSLSLSYNYLQTYYYSSHNVHFVFKYYF